Proteins encoded together in one Candidatus Kaiserbacteria bacterium window:
- a CDS encoding EVE domain-containing protein, with amino-acid sequence MNYWLFKTEPTSYGIDDLMRDKREHWDGVRNYQARNMLRDDIKKGDMVIFYHSSCKVPAAVGVAEVVKEGYPDFTAWDPQSEHPDSKSTQEKPLWFMVDISFRKKFKNPVALQDMRTISKLSDMRLLQRGNRLSLFPISKKHFDTLVELGSK; translated from the coding sequence ATGAATTATTGGCTATTTAAAACAGAACCAACCAGTTACGGTATTGATGACCTTATGCGGGACAAACGTGAACACTGGGACGGTGTACGAAACTACCAAGCGCGCAACATGCTGCGAGATGATATTAAGAAAGGAGACATGGTTATCTTTTATCATTCGTCATGCAAAGTACCTGCTGCTGTTGGTGTTGCTGAAGTTGTGAAGGAAGGATATCCAGATTTTACCGCGTGGGATCCACAGTCGGAACATCCAGATTCAAAAAGCACTCAAGAGAAACCTTTGTGGTTTATGGTAGATATTTCATTCAGGAAGAAGTTTAAGAATCCTGTTGCTCTTCAGGATATGCGCACCATATCAAAACTTTCTGATATGCGTTTGTTACAAAGAGGGAATAGACTTTCGCTTTTTCCAATATCAAAAAAACACTTTGATACGTTGGTGGAGTTGGGTTCCAAATAA
- a CDS encoding GIY-YIG nuclease family protein codes for MTVYYVYILKCNDGSLYTGITTDVERRLTEHKNGKGGHYTRAHGAAKMVYVQEYEGRGEASKREAQIKKYSRSEKLSLIKTFQKS; via the coding sequence ATGACAGTGTATTACGTGTATATACTCAAGTGTAACGATGGGTCGTTGTATACTGGAATAACAACGGATGTTGAACGAAGACTCACTGAACATAAAAACGGAAAAGGCGGGCACTACACACGTGCTCATGGAGCTGCAAAAATGGTGTATGTACAAGAGTACGAAGGAAGAGGCGAAGCTTCGAAACGAGAAGCACAAATAAAAAAATACTCTCGGAGTGAGAAACTTTCGCTCATCAAGACTTTTCAGAAGTCTTGA
- a CDS encoding response regulator, with the protein MNGKVLYIEDESFFGSIISKKLDENEYVVDVAPTGAEGVKLAKENEYDLILLDLILPEMSGFEVLQELKVDPQTARVPVVILSNLSSDADKTKAKELGAHSFYVKINAMPSEILALVKRICGEKNKSGE; encoded by the coding sequence ATGAATGGAAAAGTTTTATATATTGAAGACGAGTCTTTCTTTGGAAGCATTATTTCAAAGAAGCTTGATGAGAATGAATATGTGGTAGATGTTGCTCCGACTGGCGCAGAGGGGGTAAAATTGGCGAAGGAAAATGAGTATGATTTAATTTTGCTCGACCTTATACTCCCTGAAATGAGTGGTTTTGAAGTACTGCAGGAGTTGAAGGTTGATCCACAGACAGCACGTGTTCCTGTGGTAATTCTTTCAAATCTTTCATCTGATGCAGATAAAACAAAAGCAAAGGAGCTTGGTGCACATTCTTTTTACGTAAAGATAAACGCTATGCCAAGCGAAATTCTTGCACTCGTTAAACGTATTTGCGGAGAGAAGAATAAAAGTGGAGAATAA
- a CDS encoding DEAD/DEAH box helicase, with protein MHTAHNRPSRSKSGVSKRRTFSKSGSSPRGKFQGGRSSRGGSGGGYRSGGSRGGGRGGRKMPTFNPSQFINTNPVDIVEEVYVPKNTFDTFGLNAKLSATVAAMGLTTPTPIQDQIIPEILAGHDVIGLAETGTGKTAAFLLPLIEKTLKEQNRQTLILTPTRELAIQIEDELRKLSNGFRIFSITVVGGMNIRPQINALRRTNHFVIGTPGRVLDLIKRGSFKTSDVSTVILDEADRMLDMGFINDIRSIVSSTPKDRETLFFSATMAGDTTKLIKEFLKDPVTVSVKKKDVTNSIEQDVVPYEQHTKFDTLVSLLQDPEMRRIIIFGAMKHSVKNLADELSRKGVEADSIHGNKSHVQRQRALKKFKSGNARVLVATDVAARGIHVDNVSHVINYDLPNTFDDYVHRIGRTGRGDKRGKALTFIPTKGSR; from the coding sequence ATGCATACAGCACACAACCGACCTAGTCGGAGTAAATCTGGCGTGAGTAAACGCCGCACATTTAGTAAGTCAGGGTCATCACCCCGAGGTAAATTCCAAGGCGGCCGATCGAGCCGAGGTGGTTCTGGCGGTGGTTACCGAAGTGGTGGCAGTCGAGGTGGAGGTCGAGGTGGACGCAAGATGCCTACCTTTAACCCTTCCCAATTTATCAACACAAACCCTGTTGATATTGTTGAAGAAGTATATGTTCCGAAGAACACGTTCGACACATTCGGCCTAAACGCCAAACTTTCTGCAACAGTCGCAGCAATGGGTCTTACAACGCCAACACCAATTCAGGATCAAATTATTCCTGAGATTCTCGCTGGACATGATGTTATCGGACTAGCTGAAACTGGTACTGGTAAAACAGCAGCGTTCCTACTCCCCCTTATCGAAAAGACACTTAAAGAACAAAATCGCCAAACACTTATTCTGACACCTACTCGCGAACTCGCGATTCAGATTGAAGATGAACTACGAAAACTTTCAAACGGGTTCCGCATTTTCTCTATAACAGTCGTTGGTGGCATGAACATCCGACCACAAATAAATGCGCTACGACGTACTAATCATTTTGTTATCGGTACACCAGGACGTGTACTCGACCTGATAAAACGTGGCTCGTTTAAAACAAGTGACGTATCGACTGTTATTCTTGACGAAGCAGACAGAATGCTCGATATGGGATTCATAAACGATATTCGTTCTATTGTTTCGTCTACTCCGAAAGACAGAGAAACACTCTTCTTTTCAGCAACTATGGCTGGAGATACTACCAAACTAATAAAAGAGTTCTTAAAAGACCCTGTTACTGTTTCGGTGAAGAAGAAAGATGTAACTAACAGTATCGAGCAAGATGTTGTTCCCTACGAACAACATACTAAATTCGATACGCTTGTTTCCCTACTACAGGATCCAGAAATGCGCCGAATTATCATCTTCGGTGCTATGAAGCACAGTGTAAAAAACTTAGCAGATGAACTTTCAAGAAAGGGGGTTGAAGCAGACTCTATCCATGGAAACAAAAGTCACGTACAACGACAACGTGCACTCAAAAAGTTTAAAAGTGGTAACGCCCGTGTATTAGTTGCAACAGACGTTGCAGCTCGAGGTATTCACGTAGACAACGTATCGCACGTTATTAACTACGACTTACCAAATACATTCGATGACTACGTACACCGAATTGGACGTACTGGTCGTGGTGACAAACGAGGAAAAGCACTCACATTTATACCAACCAAAGGTTCACGATAA
- a CDS encoding LapA family protein — translation MIRSITSGIIIFAVVWFAVTNASAIHINAFLWNISVSTAVVVFISFALGFIFGVVRIAPSWFKKRMQVGKGHKALDICIQENKEHSERIKQLEMELALERQQAKQGEEKQSQ, via the coding sequence ATGATTCGTTCAATAACAAGCGGTATTATTATTTTTGCAGTTGTCTGGTTTGCGGTGACTAATGCGAGTGCAATACATATAAATGCATTCTTATGGAACATCTCTGTTTCAACTGCAGTCGTCGTGTTTATTTCGTTTGCACTTGGTTTTATTTTTGGTGTAGTCCGTATTGCTCCATCATGGTTTAAAAAGAGGATGCAGGTAGGGAAGGGACATAAGGCGCTTGATATTTGTATCCAAGAAAACAAGGAACACTCAGAACGAATTAAGCAATTAGAGATGGAATTAGCTCTCGAGCGACAACAAGCCAAGCAAGGAGAAGAAAAACAGAGTCAGTAG